Part of the ANME-2 cluster archaeon genome, TATAGTTGAATGAGAATTTGTAGTTAAGAAATTTGTAGTATATATATCAAAGAATATCACCTATATCTATATCGAAATGCATTAATATTTTCCTATACGTCCAATAATGCCAGAGATTATTTGTTTTATTGTTGAGTCCTACATTAATTTCTTGATCTTGGCCGCTGTTTTCTCAACTTCAACCAAAATAAGGCCAAGACCTGCATCCGGTTTTGCCATGATGACAAGTAAGGCTTTAGGATCGGCTCCCATGCAGATCAGTTTTCCGGTTTGCGATTCAACAATTATCCTGCTGGGCAATCCCATATATAGTTATGTAGTAGCTGTTTCTGCAGCTCCCAGCATAGTCGCAGACATGGCAGCAAAGGTTTCACCCATTATGCCATCAGGCATATCAGAACTCATTAGAAGCCCATCACGGCTGACAATGGCGCATGCTTCAATGCCACCAATATTTTTCAAATCAGTTATAAATTCATGCAATATGTTCGTAGTGGTTGTCATTTATTAACTCTTGCGTCTTTTCCCGTTTTAATCAGTATACTCTTTTGTTAAGGATTTTTTTGAGTAATAATGTATAAACGTTTTCTTTTTAATAGTATAATAATCTATAAGATAATGTACTAAAGTAAATCCCTGGTGTCAATCTGAGGTTGGAAAATGATTCAACTTCAACCCTAAAATTTCATATTTTCGGCTTCAATCGTCCATATTGAAATTATTACCCCTAACCATAATATTATGAATTTGGCCAAAAATTCGATATTGGACTGGATCACTTAGATGGAATAAAAACCAATACTGGAGAGTTAAAAGCTACTCTTGGGGATATGAATAGTACATTAAGCAGCATTGATAATACAGTTGGATCATTTATAGTGGAGTCGAGAGGACACAACCAGTGGATGAAAGAACACAACCAGCGCCTTGAGAACATCCTTGTAAAACTGGCTGAAAGATAGTCGTATAACCTTAACGCCTCAGTGGTACTGTTCTAAAATCCAATATAAGTGGTGTGTGTAGGTATTACCACACACAAAAACCACAGTTCCCGGTTCAATGGGTGTTATTCCATCACTATCAAATGTGTTTAGTTCATCAAGATTCCAGGCACCTTTGACGTAATAATAACCATTTACTGAAACATTGTGACATACAAGATTGTCAGGTTCTTTTGTATTTGGATAAGTAATTTTATGTTCATGCCTCATTTGTCGAAATGTGACATGAAAACAGTATATGCGCTTAAACTCATGCATAGACATGATGCTCTGGATTTAAGAGTTAGCGAAATATAGGTTAGTTTACTCACGGGAAAAAGCTAAACACACCACTTCCACCTCAATTCTCACCTCACCTCACCTCAAACTCATCCAAACAGACCCGTTCAGCCTGTGTCTCTTTTTCAACAGAGACCACAAAATAAAAACAATCGAACCACTGTATCTGCTGGTCCCCAAGGTTCAGCTTGACCCCATTGACCGAAGAGTTGACATCATATTCCATAGAATAGATAAACACACGGCGATCCCCATCAACCCCATAGACACCTACATCCCAGCTTGCCCCCTCATATTCGCCTGGAAATGTAAGGTCAATATAGGCCCAGTTCTCAGAACTGTTGATGTACTGTGAGCCGTTGAACCACGAATTCTACTTTTTGTTACTATCATCTATATTATTTTGCTGTACATTGCCCAGGTACAGCAGCACCATCGGACCGCCAACCATTAGCATCAGGCCGGCAATAGCTACAATAATAATCAGAATGAACCTGTTTTTATCATCCATTGGTGTTCAATATATAGATGACCATATCACCTAATTACTCTTTCCTGCAGTACGCAAAATATGACTTTGTGTACTCGGTGACCT contains:
- a CDS encoding roadblock/LC7 domain-containing protein — its product is MKNIGGIEACAIVSRDGLLMSSDMPDGIMGETFAAMSATMLGAAETATT